A part of Bacillota bacterium genomic DNA contains:
- a CDS encoding UPF0182 family protein, with protein sequence MARETPFIRHNIEFTRRAFGLDAITIKDLPAPAPLSTRHFREHEYALTNARLLDWTALLRSYRQLQGMRVYYRFHDVDIDRYVLEGSLEQVMLAARELSVEDLYPAARTWINEHLRYTHGFGAVVSPVNRTGPRGEPLFYVQDIPPRSLHPELQITRPEIYFGEFPGGYVTVNAKTDEFSFPLGEENATTRYVGQDGVPLTFFNKLMFSLRYGTTMLLLSDDVQPESRILFHRNILERVRMIAPFLSYDPDPYLVINDGRLFWIIDAYTTSKHFPYSTPHDPTGINYIRNSVKVVVDAYEGTVDFYQVDHEDPIANTLHAAFPGLLQPLSAMPAGLRAHIRYPEQLLTIQAHMLATYHMTSPSTFYNKEDIWRIAREPVGQRDQPVNPYYTITSLPMTAEGRYEFALLLPLTPAGTAENPKHNLIAFLTARSDGENYGELLLYRLPKDVLVQGPMQIEARINQDAEISPLLTLWGQGGSTVFRGNLLLIPVGDSFIYVQPLYIQATGNSLPELKRVIVATEDNIAMAETFAQALSELVGTEIEDPTPPPPGETGVPLPIAELAAAIERAFAAAEGAARTGNWAQYGQYLQELGRLIAELRRLQP encoded by the coding sequence CTGGCGCGCGAGACGCCCTTTATTCGCCACAATATTGAGTTCACGCGCCGTGCGTTCGGCCTTGACGCAATCACCATCAAAGATCTACCGGCGCCTGCTCCCCTCTCCACGCGCCATTTTAGAGAACATGAATACGCCTTAACAAATGCACGCTTGCTCGACTGGACGGCGCTACTCAGATCCTACCGTCAGCTCCAGGGTATGCGGGTTTACTATCGTTTTCACGATGTCGACATCGATCGCTATGTGCTGGAGGGCAGCTTAGAGCAAGTGATGCTGGCTGCGCGTGAGCTTTCTGTCGAGGATCTATACCCAGCCGCTCGCACCTGGATTAACGAGCACCTACGCTATACTCATGGCTTTGGTGCGGTCGTTTCGCCGGTTAATCGCACTGGCCCACGGGGTGAGCCCCTCTTTTATGTACAAGACATACCACCGCGCTCTCTGCATCCCGAGCTACAAATTACCCGCCCAGAAATATACTTTGGCGAGTTCCCCGGGGGCTACGTCACAGTAAACGCCAAGACCGATGAATTTAGCTTCCCCCTAGGGGAAGAGAATGCTACCACCCGCTACGTGGGGCAGGACGGCGTGCCCTTGACCTTTTTTAACAAGCTTATGTTCAGCTTGCGCTATGGCACAACGATGCTCTTGCTCTCCGATGATGTACAGCCAGAGAGTCGCATTCTTTTCCACCGCAATATCTTAGAGCGGGTGCGTATGATCGCGCCGTTTCTTAGCTACGACCCCGACCCCTACTTGGTCATTAACGACGGGCGCCTCTTTTGGATAATAGACGCCTACACGACCTCGAAACACTTTCCCTACTCTACACCACATGACCCTACCGGCATTAACTACATCCGCAATTCCGTAAAAGTTGTGGTCGACGCCTACGAGGGCACAGTGGATTTCTATCAGGTAGACCACGAAGACCCTATCGCCAACACTCTCCATGCCGCTTTCCCCGGCCTGTTACAGCCCTTGTCCGCCATGCCCGCAGGCCTACGGGCGCATATTCGCTACCCAGAACAACTTTTGACTATACAAGCGCATATGCTGGCCACTTACCACATGACTAGCCCCTCTACCTTCTATAATAAGGAGGACATTTGGCGCATCGCGCGCGAACCAGTAGGGCAGCGCGATCAGCCCGTGAACCCCTACTACACCATCACCAGCCTACCGATGACCGCCGAGGGCCGTTACGAGTTTGCCCTGCTACTGCCCCTTACCCCTGCGGGGACAGCCGAAAACCCCAAGCACAATTTAATCGCCTTCCTGACTGCGAGAAGTGATGGCGAAAACTACGGCGAACTTCTGCTCTACCGCTTGCCTAAGGACGTGCTCGTGCAAGGCCCGATGCAAATTGAGGCCAGAATTAACCAAGACGCCGAGATTTCCCCCCTGCTTACCCTCTGGGGGCAAGGCGGCTCAACCGTCTTTCGGGGAAATCTATTACTCATCCCCGTGGGGGATTCCTTCATCTACGTACAGCCGCTCTACATCCAGGCTACTGGCAATAGCCTGCCAGAGTTAAAGAGGGTAATCGTGGCAACGGAAGATAATATCGCCATGGCCGAGACTTTCGCGCAGGCCTTGTCTGAACTTGTGGGCACCGAAATAGAGGACCCCACTCCACCCCCGCCTGGTGAAACCGGAGTTCCCCTGCCCATAGCCGAACTGGCAGCAGCCATCGAGAGAGCCTTCGCAGCGGCGGAGGGGGCAGCGAGAACTGGCAACTGGGCACAGTATGGTCAGTATTTGCAGGAGCTAGGCCGCCTGATTGCGGAGCTGCGGCGATTGCAGCCGTAG